The following proteins come from a genomic window of Montipora foliosa isolate CH-2021 chromosome 2, ASM3666993v2, whole genome shotgun sequence:
- the LOC137993405 gene encoding tripartite motif-containing protein 2-like — protein sequence MAASHDHLFTDSHDYCCPVCLEEFQDPKVLPTCNHNVCRQCLEAIIMRSKPDFLRCPTCRRSSFIRLEDIDDLQTNEFLMKSMEQIEPQKERDKLSKGIQACVTKVEVLEEIVNELQLCRERKIDHGENLREKIHKTADDMVKKIRKSEMDLIEQLEDFTSRQNKIFSGVETRLASFSRKIQEQVDMSLKFIDEGNDSEMSKMKSTLANLAQDKPEENVHREVNELDSFTVNFEANKEVFEKVKNHGIGNLTMNDQSGVKVGLRTPLSVMRVSLHTLRKITPSTFGFETFSPLSVATDGYEHVAVADPENNNILILNRNGDFLRRFTVPADSSQPAMMFSGVAFSKDKKDLVAVNGALDVHIINPKEGQFKVSYRSSPQWGVKYCFVSTDPFGRLLLTCEPLTKQCRACIVVHSDVPFGKPELRFGFSGEGALLFPFKALYQDKHYYVTDMEKGCVMVYNEDGKFLWHFGRKNEEISGNGHLVLPTGMTFDPKEEVFYICDWGSGSIQTYKPDGTFLGAFPIDGRPTDIALLSDGNLVVTSKDDQWIQYVCFTPLGAWREDGTEKE from the coding sequence ATGGCGGCTTCACACGATCATCTCTTCACAGATTCCCATGATTATTGCTGCCCGGTTTGCTTAGAGGAATTTCAAGATCCCAAAGTTCTTCCAACGTGTAATCATAATGTTTGTAGGCAGTGCCTCGAAGCTATTATAATGCGATCGAAGCCTGATTTTTTGCGATGTCCGACCTGTCGGCGAAGTTCGTTTATTCGGTTGGAAGACATTGACGACCTTCAAACAAACGAGTTTTTAATGAAATCAATGGAACAGATTGAGCCTCAAAAGGAAAGGGACAAGCTTTCAAAGGGAATTCAAGCATGTGTTACGAAAGTGGAGGTTTTAGAGGAAATTGTTAACGAACTGCAACTGTGTCGAGAGCGGAAAATCGATCACGGAGAGAATTTAAGagagaaaattcacaaaacAGCAGATGATATGGTAAAAAAGATAAGGAAAAGCGAAATGGATCTGATAGAGCAATTAGAAGATTTTACTTCTcgacaaaacaaaattttcagTGGCGTCGAAACCAGATTGGCATCGTTCAGCCGGAAAATTCAAGAACAAGTAGATATGTCGTTGAAATTTATTGATGAAGGGAACGATAGCGAAATGTCCAAAATGAAAAGCACTCTCGCAAACCTTGCTCAGGATAAGCCGGAGGAAAACGTTCATAGAGAAGTAAACGAGTTAGATTCGTTTACTGTGAATTTTGAAGCAAACAAAGAGGTTTTCGAAAAGGTTAAAAATCACGGAATTGGGAACTTGACCATGAATGACCAGAGCGGAGTAAAAGTTGGACTTCGCACTCCACTGAGTGTGATGAGGGTGTCTCTTCACACTCTTCGCAAGATTACTCCCTCTACATTTGGATTTGAAACATTTTCTCCTTTGAGTGTCGCCACAGATGGATACGAGCACGTCGCAGTGGCTGACCCAGAAAACAATAACATTCTCATTTTGAACAGAAATGGTGATTTTTTGAGGAGATTTACAGTCCCGGCAGACTCTTCGCAGCCTGCCATGATGTTCTCGGGTGTGGCGTTTTCCAAAGACAAAAAAGACCTCGTAGCTGTGAATGGTGCTCTAGATGTGCACATTATTAATCCAAAAGAAGGCCAATTTAAAGTCAGTTACAGAAGTAGCCCACAATGGGGAGTTAAGTACTGTTTTGTTTCCACCGATCCCTTTGGGCGACTGTTGCTGACTTGCGAGCCCCTGACGAAGCAATGTCGGGCATGCATCGTCGTGCACTCGGATGTCCCTTTCGGGAAACCCGAGTTGAGGTTTGGTTTCTCTGGGGAAGGAGCGTTGCTGTTCCCTTTTAAAGCCCTCTACCAAGACAAACACTATTACGTGACGGACATGGAAAAAGGTTGCGTTATGGTGTACAATGAAGACGGTAAGTTTCTTTGGCACTTTGGAAGGAAGAATGAAGAAATTAGTGGCAATGGACATCTTGTTTTGCCAACAGGCATGACTTTTGATCCCAAGGAGGAAGTATTCTACATTTGCGATTGGGGATCGGGTTCCATTCAGACTTACAAACCGGATGGCACCTTCCTTGGGGCATTCCCCATTGATGGACGCCCCACGGATATTGCACTGTTATCCGATGGGAACCTAGTTGTTACTTCGAAAGACGATCAATGGATTCAATACGTGTGCTTCACGCCGCTGGGTGCTTGGAGAGAAGACGGCACCGAAAAGGAATGA